The sequence below is a genomic window from Fibrobacter sp..
GCCCTCCTGGATCAGGAAAAAGTGATGCTGATCGGCCATAATAAAGGTAAAAATGTAGAAGAAAATGTGGAGCGCAATTTTGGAATGGCCAGGCCCGAGGGCTACCGTAAGGCATTGAGATTGATGAGGTTAGCGGAAACATTTAATGTTCCGGTTGTAACCTTTATCGATACTCCCGGAGCTTATCCGGGTCTTGATGCTGAGGAGAGAGGGCAAGCCGAGGCTATTGCCCGAAATCTGACCGAAATGGCAAAAATCGAGGTGCCGATCATCTCTGTTGTAACAGGTGAAGGTGGCAGCGGTGGTGCTTTGGGAATTGGAGTAGGGGATGTAGTGCTGATGCTCAATCACGCAGTGTACTCTGTGATCTCTCCTGAGGGCTGCGCATCCATACTCTGGCGTGATGCATCTTTCTCCTCAAGGGCTGCCGAAGCACTGAAGATCACTGCCAAATCACTGCTGGAACTCGATATAATCGATGAGATCATTCCTGAACCTCCAGGTGGTGCTCATACCG
It includes:
- a CDS encoding acetyl-CoA carboxylase carboxyltransferase subunit alpha; amino-acid sequence: MERELDFEKPIAEMEKAVEKLKNISTENKGDFSAQLYELEQKLIEQKKEIYENLTPWQTVQVARHPRRPILMDYIQNIFTGFMEFHGDRCFGDDRALIGGFALLDQEKVMLIGHNKGKNVEENVERNFGMARPEGYRKALRLMRLAETFNVPVVTFIDTPGAYPGLDAEERGQAEAIARNLTEMAKIEVPIISVVTGEGGSGGALGIGVGDVVLMLNHAVYSVISPEGCASILWRDASFSSRAAEALKITAKSLLELDIIDEIIPEPPGGAHTDPLKTAQEVKTAILKHLKKLTSLSPAKLISKRFEKYSAMGKFNK